The Couchioplanes caeruleus sequence AACATGGGCGCCTCCGCCGCGGTGGTGGTGGCCATCTCCTACCTGGGCGTCTCGGCGATCACCGGCTACGTCTGGTTCGCCTTCGGCGGGGCCGCGGTGGCGAGCGTCGTGGTGTATCTGCTCGGCTCCGCCGGCCGAGCCGCGGCCACGCCGGATCGGCTCGTGCTGGCAGGAGCGGCGGTCAGCGCCGTCCTGGTCGCCTTCACCTCGGCCGTGCTGCTGCTGGACCCGCGCGCCTTCAACGAGTTCCGGTTCTGGAACATCGGATCACTGGCCGGACGCAAGCTCGATGTGGTGGCGCAGATCGCGCCGTTCATCGCGGTGGGGATCGCCCTCGCGCTGGCCCTCGCCAGGCCGCTGAACGTGCTGGCCCTCGGCGAACAGGCCGGCCGCGCTCTCGGTGCCCACGTGGGCCGGACGAGAGTGCTCGGCGCGTTGGCGGTGGCGCTGCTGTGCGGTGCCGCCACCGCCGCGGCCGGTCCCATCGCCTTCGTCGGCCTCGCCGTACCACATCTCGCCCGGCTGATGGTCGGCCCCGATCAGCGCTGGGTGCTGTCGTACTCCGCGGTGCTGGCGCCGATCCTGCTCCTCGGCTCCGACGTCGTCGGCCGGGTCCTGATAGCCCCTTCGGAGCTACAGGTCGGCATCGTCACCGCCTTCGTCGGCGCTCCCGTCTTCATCGCCCTGTGCCGTCGCCGGAAGCTGGCCGACCTGTGAACCCGCCCGGTGTGACCGCGCCCGTAGTCGACGACGCCCGGTCGGCTCGCGTCGTGAGCGGCTACGTGCTGCGCGACCGGCGCGACCGGATCTCGATGCGGGTATCTCTGCGTCCCGTGCTCGTCGCGGCCTGCATGATCGCCGCGCTGGCCGGCGTGGCGGTGGCGACCATCACCACGGGCGACTATCCGATCTCGGCGCTCGACGCGGTCAGAACCCTGGTGGGGGCGGGTGATCCGGCGTCCGAGTTCATCGTGACGACGCTCCGGCTGCCCCGGCTGGTCACCGGTATCGTCGTCGGCGTCGCCCTGGGTGTCAGCGGTGCCATCACGCAGAGCCTGTCGCGCAACCCGCTCGCCAGCCCCGACATCATCGGTCTTACCAGCGGGGCGGCGACCGGCGCGATCCTCGTCGTGGTGGTCCTGCACGGCAGCATGATCGATACCGCCCTGGGCGCCGTTGCCGGTGCTGCCGTCACCTCCGCCCTGGTGTACCTGCTGGCCTTCAAGAACGGCGTGCAGGGTTTCCGACTGATCCTGGTGGGCATCGGCGTCAGCGCGATGATCCTGTCGGTCAACTCCTACCTCATCGCCCGCGCGTCCTGGCAGGACGCGATCGCCGCACAGGCATGGCTGGTCGGCGGGCTCAACGGCCGGGGCTGGGAACACGCCGAGCCGGTACTTGCGGCCACGGCTCTGTTGCTACCGGTTGCCTTGTACCAGGCCCGTCGGTTGTCGCTGCTGGAGATGGGCGACGCCGCGGCCACCGCTCTCGGCGTACCCGTCGAGCGGAGCCGGCTGCTGCTCATCGCGGCGAGCGTGCTGCTGGCGGGGGTCGCTACCGCGGCGGCCGGCCCCATTGCCTTCCTTGCCCTCGTGGCACCGCAGTTGGCGCAACGGCTGACCCGATCGGCCGGGCCCGGCCTGCTCGCCGCGGGGCTGATGGGCGCCCTGCTGCTCACCACGAGCGACCTCGCCGTCCAGCGTCTGTTCGGCCCGACGCAGCTTCCCGTCGGCATTGCCACGGCCGGTATCGGCGGGTCCTACCTCGCCTGGCTGCTCGCCCACCAGTGGCGGCGCGGCCCCCGATGACCTCGACGATTCCGCTGGCCAGAAGGGACCACCACATGAACCACACGGCGGGGGTGACGTCATGACCCGGCTGCGCGCGGAGAACGTGACGCTCGCGTACGAGAAGCGCACCGTGGCGACCGATCTCGGAGTCAGCATCCCGGACGGCTCGTTCACCGTCATCGTCGGTCCGAACGCCTGCGGCAAGTCCACCCTGCTCAAGGCGCTCGCCCGGATGCTCAAGCCGACGACCGGTTCGGTGCACCTCGACGGGCGGCTGATCTCTTCCTACCGGACCAAGGAAGTCGCACAGCGGCTGGGACTGCTCCCTCAGACGTCCATCGCTCCCAGCGGTATCACCGTGGGCGACCTCGTGGCCCGCGGCCGCTACCCGCACCAACGCCTGTTGCGGCAGTGGTCCCGCGACGATGAATCCGTGGTCGCCGAGGCCATGCGGCGCACCGGCGTGCACGCCCTCGCGGACCGGCTGCTCGACGAGCTCTCCGGCGGTCAACGGCAGCGGGTCTGGCTCGCCATGGTGCTCGCCCAGCAGACTCCCATCCTGCTGCTCGACGAGCCGACCACCTTTCTCGACATCGCCCACCAGGTCGAGGTCCTCGACCTCTGCGCCGATCTGCACGAGGCGAGCGGGCATACCATCGTCGCCGTCCTGCACGACCTCAATCAGGCGTGTCGTTACGCCAGCCACGTGATCGTCATGCGGCCCGGCGGCACGATCGCCGCGCAGGGCGACCCGGGTCAGGTTGTCACCGCGTCGCTGGTCGAGGATGTGTTCGGACTGCCGTGCCGCGTCATCCCCGACCCGGAGACCGGCACCCCGATGGTCGTGCCGCGGCGCCGGCGAGGATTCCCGTCGCAGAGCCACGGCGGCAGTAGCGAGGTGCGCGATGCCGCCCCCGTGCATGGGTGACGGCGAAGCGCACACGGGTGCCCCTGCGCTCGCTGCCACCGCCGCGCGGCTGAGCGGGCTCGATGCCGCCGCCGGCTTCGACGTGGGCCTCGAGCCCGGCGGCGACTGGGTCGCCCTGGCCGCCGCGACCGACTCAGGCCATCTCGACGCGTGGCTGGCTGCCCTGGTGTCCCTGCACGGCCGGCGGCCCCTCGCCGGCAGCCTGCTCGGCCTTCAACTCGCCCGGGCGGTCATCGCGCCGACGGTGGCCGCCCTGGTCCTCGATCGGCGCTGCCCCGACCCCGCGATCGACAACCTGGTCGTCAGGGTCGACGCGGTGACCGGACTGGACGGTTGCGCGGTCCGGCGGCCGACCGTCGCGCTCCTGCCGACGGACCCGGCGGCGACCGGCCGGGACAGCATCGTCCGGGCCGACGAGGACGACCTCCACCAGTGGTGGGCACGACGCGCCGCGGCCACGCTCGCCCCGATCCTGACGGCGGTCCGCGCGCGGGCCCCGTTCGGCATCCGGCGTCTGTGGGGCGCTGTGTCGGACGAGGTCACCGGCACCGCCATCGAAATCGCGCAGCTTGCCGGTCGGGATCCGTACCCTGCCTGGCGGTACGCCCAGCGGCTGCTTGCCGCGCTGTCTGTCCACGCTCCGGTAGCGCTGACCCGCGCTCGGCCTTTCCCGGTCGCCGTGCCCGGGGGAGAGGTGCTGTGCCAAGTACGGGGAACCTGTTGTCTCTCCTACCGCAGCACTACCGCTGCCGGGCCCCCCGCCGACCGCTACTGCGACACCTGCCCGCTGCGCGACGACCAATCCCGTCACCGGCGCCTGCACGACTGGCTCTCCTCCAGCGTCGTTCCGGTGTGAGCCGTCGGCATACCGGCGGGCCGGCGCCAGTGCTGCTCAGGTCCTGCCTGCGTTGCCGTCATGCTGACGGTGGTTGACGAGTCGATTGACCCTGTGCGGGCCCTTCGATCGCTGATCGGCCGTCTGGCCGCACCGCCACGCCGCCTTGGCGACGGCCCGCTTCTCATCGGCACCGGCGGCTCGGAGCAACTCCAGTATCGGCCAATACTGGACGGCGTCACGCGACGGCCCGACGACCATCCGGTACAGGTAGTCGCCGAGGACGTCACCGAGCACCGCCGGATCGATACTCGTCGCTCGCAGCGCGGACAAGGCCGTGGCCCGGAGCGCTGAGAGCTCCGCGTGGATGGACTCTGTCTTGCTGTCGATGTCGAACTGCTCGATCACCGTAGCGACACGGGCGGCTTCTGAGCACTGATCGACGTCCAGCGCGGGCGCCTGCATTTCGTCACCGTACAGCCGTTCCCGGCGCTCACCCATCACTCGATCTGCCGCAATTTTCCTCCGTCGCCGGTGGAACGCTCGCCATCTGCCGCTTGGTCCTGGAGGTCGTCACCTCCTGGCCGACTTCGCCGTCGGCGAGATCCGCGCGCCGCGCTCAGCGCGCGAGAGCGAGGGCGTAGTCGGCCCACCACTGGCCGGCGGGGGGAGCGCCGTTGCCGCAGGCGCCGTCGGACTCGCCCGGTCGTTTGATCCACAGGTACGCGTCGACGAGAGTGTTCCCGGTACGTGTGGTCGGCGGCTCGCCGAGCTTGCGGCCCACCGGGTTGCACCAGCGGGCGTCGCCACTGGTCCCGGCCCCCACAGGCCCGTTTCCGTTGCGGCTCGTGTCCACCACGAAGTGCGTGCCGTCGAGCTTTCCGGACAGCTCCGTACCGTACGAGATGTTCCTCGCGGTGGTCTCGAAGTTCGCCACGTTGAGGGAGAAGCCGTTGCTGCGATCCACCCCGGCCTGCCTGAGCGCGGCGGCGAGCTTGCCGGTGTCGGTGATCCACGTCGGGTTGCCCGCGTCCAGATAGACGCTCACCCCGGAGTTCTTGCGCAACGTGCCGATGGCCTCGCGCAGCAGCGCGAACCTCTCGGCCTTGCGCCCCTCGTCCAGGCAGCCCTGGACCGCCTGGGCGACCGCGTCCGGCTCCAGGATCACGACGGCCTTGTGCCCCCTCAGGGCATTGGCCATCGACGCGACGTAGGACCGGTAGGCGTCCGCGCCGGACGCCCCGCCCGCGGAGTGCCCGGAGCAGTCGCGATGGGGGATGTTGTACATCGTCAGCACCGGCAGCTTGCCGGCGCCGGCCGCACTGGTGACCAGTTTGCGGGCCCGGCTGGT is a genomic window containing:
- a CDS encoding FecCD family ABC transporter permease yields the protein MRVSLRPVLVAACMIAALAGVAVATITTGDYPISALDAVRTLVGAGDPASEFIVTTLRLPRLVTGIVVGVALGVSGAITQSLSRNPLASPDIIGLTSGAATGAILVVVVLHGSMIDTALGAVAGAAVTSALVYLLAFKNGVQGFRLILVGIGVSAMILSVNSYLIARASWQDAIAAQAWLVGGLNGRGWEHAEPVLAATALLLPVALYQARRLSLLEMGDAAATALGVPVERSRLLLIAASVLLAGVATAAAGPIAFLALVAPQLAQRLTRSAGPGLLAAGLMGALLLTTSDLAVQRLFGPTQLPVGIATAGIGGSYLAWLLAHQWRRGPR
- a CDS encoding glycoside hydrolase family 6 protein — translated: MVSHAKPPSRGLRLVLAASAVLAVAAGIGLTVATRGDDQSTERDTAGGSTPSAAVSSAAPVPSTILGSATSIPSPSASQPPAKPKSAAAKPAGGALAGKTFYVDRSGPATKQVQDFQSAGRDGDAQLIREIADRPNATWFADSSTGYTSRARKLVTSAAGAGKLPVLTMYNIPHRDCSGHSAGGASGADAYRSYVASMANALRGHKAVVILEPDAVAQAVQGCLDEGRKAERFALLREAIGTLRKNSGVSVYLDAGNPTWITDTGKLAAALRQAGVDRSNGFSLNVANFETTARNISYGTELSGKLDGTHFVVDTSRNGNGPVGAGTSGDARWCNPVGRKLGEPPTTRTGNTLVDAYLWIKRPGESDGACGNGAPPAGQWWADYALALAR
- a CDS encoding FecCD family ABC transporter permease, encoding MLDVRLVDADLATAGVVRRGGGHSLRRTGGLVIALGVLAVVVVASLGIGARDVTAASTWAALWHDDHSAEALIIREFRLPRALLGLLVGAALGLAGALMQALARNPLADPGLLGVNMGASAAVVVAISYLGVSAITGYVWFAFGGAAVASVVVYLLGSAGRAAATPDRLVLAGAAVSAVLVAFTSAVLLLDPRAFNEFRFWNIGSLAGRKLDVVAQIAPFIAVGIALALALARPLNVLALGEQAGRALGAHVGRTRVLGALAVALLCGAATAAAGPIAFVGLAVPHLARLMVGPDQRWVLSYSAVLAPILLLGSDVVGRVLIAPSELQVGIVTAFVGAPVFIALCRRRKLADL
- a CDS encoding (2Fe-2S)-binding protein, with amino-acid sequence MPPPCMGDGEAHTGAPALAATAARLSGLDAAAGFDVGLEPGGDWVALAAATDSGHLDAWLAALVSLHGRRPLAGSLLGLQLARAVIAPTVAALVLDRRCPDPAIDNLVVRVDAVTGLDGCAVRRPTVALLPTDPAATGRDSIVRADEDDLHQWWARRAAATLAPILTAVRARAPFGIRRLWGAVSDEVTGTAIEIAQLAGRDPYPAWRYAQRLLAALSVHAPVALTRARPFPVAVPGGEVLCQVRGTCCLSYRSTTAAGPPADRYCDTCPLRDDQSRHRRLHDWLSSSVVPV
- a CDS encoding ABC transporter ATP-binding protein; its protein translation is MTRLRAENVTLAYEKRTVATDLGVSIPDGSFTVIVGPNACGKSTLLKALARMLKPTTGSVHLDGRLISSYRTKEVAQRLGLLPQTSIAPSGITVGDLVARGRYPHQRLLRQWSRDDESVVAEAMRRTGVHALADRLLDELSGGQRQRVWLAMVLAQQTPILLLDEPTTFLDIAHQVEVLDLCADLHEASGHTIVAVLHDLNQACRYASHVIVMRPGGTIAAQGDPGQVVTASLVEDVFGLPCRVIPDPETGTPMVVPRRRRGFPSQSHGGSSEVRDAAPVHG